One region of Vitis vinifera cultivar Pinot Noir 40024 chromosome 1, ASM3070453v1 genomic DNA includes:
- the LOC100250994 gene encoding WUSCHEL-related homeobox 1 — MWTMDSSDSSDLTMSDSFHGRKLRPLVPRPNASVLPKITVNSTVAISPCISHLHGTDLFALNHHLGGTSDQQRKTDFNTQPFGSSRWNPTPEQLQALEELYRRGTRTPTAEQIQQIAAQLRLFGKIEGKNVFYWFQNHKARERQKRRRELESDSEEQQRDNGSLERKESVLRRTCIEVEQTKNWVVPSSNCSTLSEESVSIQRAAVAESRTDVWFQFEERELQQTRSTVERQATWQLMGLTSSPPSQLIDTITTTTVAEALNTIYPKQKPLSPQSLRPNTHLEHETRESQTLQLFPVQGGQSFNAANEIISVAEMENGLPITTIDTNFTPNQFFEFL; from the exons ATGTGGACGATGGATTCTAGTGATAGCAGCGACCTTACCATGTCTGATTCCTTCCATGGTCGGAAACTTCGGCCTCTCGTTCCAAGGCCTAATGCTTCTGTCCTCCCCAAGATTACAGTGAATTCTACAGTGGCAATCTCTCCTTGTATTAGTCACCTTCATGGCactgatctttttgcattgaaTCACCATCTGG GTGGTACATCTGATCAGCAAAGAAAGACAGATTTCAACACACAACCCTTCGGGAGCTCAAGGTGGAATCCAACACCAGAGCAGCTACAAGCCCTGGAGGAGCTGTATCGACGAGGAACGCGAACACCCACTGCTGAACAAATCCAACAAATTGCTGCACAACTTCGTCTGTTCGGCAAGATTGAAGGGAAGAATGTGTTTTACTGGTTTCAAAATCATAAAGCGCGAGAACGCCAGAAACGCCGTAGAGAGTTGGAGTCAGATTCTGAAGAACAACAGCGTGATAATGGTAGCCTAGAAAGGAAAGAATCAG TGCTGAGAAGGACATGTATTGAAGTTGAACAGACAAAGAACTGGGTGGTGCCCTCTTCAAACTGCAGTACACTCTCTGAG GAATCTGTTTCAATACAGAGAGCAGCGGTTGCAGAAAGTAGAACAGATGTGTGGTTTCAATTTGAGGAGAGAGAATTACAGCAGACAAGAAGCACAGTAGAAAGGCAGGCCACATGGCAGTTGATGGGGCTCACCTCTTCTCCTCCTTCCCAACTTATAGACACCATAACCACAACCACCGTAGCCGAAGCATTGAATACAATATACCCAAAGCAGAAGCCATTAAGCCCTCAAAGTCTCAGACCCAACACCCACCTCGAACATGAAACCAGGGAGTCTCAAACCCTTCAACTCTTCCCAGTTCAGGGGGGCCAGAGCTTCAATGCTGCTAATGAAATCATTAGCGTGGCTGAGATGGAGAATGGATTACCCATCACAACCATAGACACCAACTTCACTCCAAACCAGTTTTTTGAGTTCCTCTGA